From one uncultured Paludibacter sp. genomic stretch:
- a CDS encoding Glycosyltransferase, with amino-acid sequence MPKQEQVIVSLTSFPAAIWYATQAVKSILESTVLPDKVVLYLTYSQFGENGIPEELQNLANSNPVFEIRNYDDDIRSYRKLVPALNDFPDAVIVTIDDDVWYNKNMLRVLLRLHEQIPDAIIAHRAKRIKTNAPYRKWKKYRWYSFVTKRIHSGFRNIQTGVGGVLYPPHSLKKEMINPELFKAIAPTTDDIWFWAAAVANGTKITPVPFGYNKPRGLKKPKELSLKTVNFKSKTDLNRTALESILEKFPLIKQRLLSND; translated from the coding sequence ATGCCAAAACAAGAACAAGTTATCGTATCTCTTACATCATTTCCTGCAGCAATTTGGTATGCCACTCAAGCTGTTAAATCTATTTTGGAGAGTACTGTGTTACCCGATAAAGTTGTACTTTATTTAACTTATTCGCAATTTGGCGAGAACGGGATTCCTGAAGAACTTCAAAATTTAGCAAACAGCAACCCTGTTTTTGAAATCAGAAATTACGATGATGATATTCGCTCATACAGGAAATTGGTTCCTGCTCTGAATGATTTTCCTGACGCTGTGATTGTCACTATTGACGATGATGTTTGGTACAACAAAAATATGTTACGCGTCTTGTTGCGTTTACACGAGCAAATTCCTGATGCCATAATCGCCCACCGCGCTAAACGGATTAAAACAAACGCTCCATACCGTAAATGGAAAAAATACAGATGGTATAGCTTTGTGACAAAAAGGATTCATTCCGGTTTTAGAAATATTCAAACAGGTGTAGGAGGTGTATTGTATCCACCACATTCGTTAAAAAAAGAGATGATTAATCCGGAATTATTTAAAGCAATTGCCCCAACGACAGATGATATTTGGTTTTGGGCAGCAGCTGTGGCTAACGGAACTAAAATAACACCCGTTCCTTTCGGATATAACAAACCACGAGGGCTAAAAAAACCAAAGGAATTATCATTGAAAACGGTCAACTTTAAATCTAAGACCGACTTGAATCGAACAGCTCTTGAATCAATACTTGAGAAATTCCCATTAATCAAACAAAGATTATTGAGTAATGATTGA
- a CDS encoding Glycosyltransferase, producing MHTSQTNMNSIIPEQKQVIVSLTSFPEAIPFAIQAIKSILNGSVLPNKVILYLTASQFPEGKIPSGLIELEKNTIFEVRFYEENIRSYTKLIPALKDFPNDIIVTVDDDILYNKNMLRGLLHLHKRYPNAIVGHRVRHLKLNAPYRSWKRYKEHRYFLKSLKPKFANVQTGVGGVLYPPHSLDAKMLDSKIFMEMAPTVDDIWFWAAAVANGTKIAPVPFGQYKLNELRKPKEISLFNVNGRTEMDVNRIVLEKILEKYPEIRKKVENEIGTDKKQIFF from the coding sequence ATGCACACATCACAAACGAACATGAACTCAATAATACCGGAACAAAAACAAGTTATAGTATCACTTACATCTTTTCCTGAAGCGATACCGTTTGCCATACAAGCTATTAAATCTATTTTGAATGGTTCTGTTCTACCCAATAAGGTAATACTTTACCTGACAGCGTCACAATTTCCCGAAGGTAAAATTCCATCAGGACTTATCGAATTGGAAAAAAACACCATATTTGAGGTCAGATTTTACGAAGAAAACATACGCTCGTACACAAAACTAATTCCGGCGCTGAAAGATTTTCCGAACGACATAATCGTAACTGTTGACGATGATATTTTGTACAACAAAAATATGTTGCGCGGTCTGCTTCATTTGCACAAACGATATCCCAATGCAATTGTCGGACACCGCGTAAGACACTTGAAATTGAACGCTCCGTACCGTTCATGGAAACGGTATAAGGAACACCGTTATTTCCTGAAAAGTCTAAAACCAAAGTTTGCAAACGTGCAAACAGGTGTGGGAGGAGTTTTATATCCGCCTCATTCTCTCGACGCAAAGATGCTTGATTCTAAAATTTTTATGGAAATGGCTCCTACTGTTGACGACATCTGGTTCTGGGCTGCTGCTGTTGCAAATGGAACTAAAATTGCACCGGTACCTTTTGGACAATATAAACTCAATGAGCTAAGAAAACCAAAAGAAATAAGTTTGTTTAATGTCAACGGAAGAACAGAAATGGATGTTAACCGGATTGTTCTTGAAAAAATTCTTGAAAAATATCCGGAAATAAGAAAAAAGGTTGAAAATGAGATTGGAACCGATAAAAAACAAATATTTTTTTAA
- a CDS encoding conserved membrane hypothetical protein (Evidence 4 : Unknown function but conserved in other organisms) gives MILLFKRKNYWGLLPLILSLFIAFLLYHKNFSFDLIGFKNGNNLISMFFTAITILFSLSLILFFSHFRKQTYYKKLLLLGVALFFIVINFRSHLPFQFSVIFAVIVLIYFLFEKKIYRPNLLFISLFIYFGIDTISLLWTYNPEQGFHYWGNITPIAFIPILFCFFKLDKKDFELIVLLIFRFSIIFSFISICSWIVECRFLNFPLENSLSIKKYTVDIYNSYDVVYAWSKKVHPTYNALNFLFSLSVGWYYIFKKNIDNNVSFSELLFLILTSLLLSIITASRFLFVGWIVVNILGFLFVIRRKKTLLATCASCIIIFVALFMLFNSGEITNFVQDPVRKCHYNAAFQGIKENTWLGTGLGGMTKYINRDNPVYAPLHLSKAELFPHEHPHNEIIGDWMQTGIPGLVAILLILSVLFYYGIKQRNWLLLINAIIFFILMTIEMPLMYSNGIFAFTLIFSLLTHRIDTGSGILFNFNNKKNQIDT, from the coding sequence ATGATTCTTCTTTTTAAAAGAAAAAACTACTGGGGACTCTTACCTCTGATTCTGTCTTTGTTTATTGCTTTTTTATTATATCATAAAAATTTTTCTTTTGATCTGATTGGATTCAAAAACGGCAATAATCTTATATCTATGTTTTTCACAGCCATCACAATTTTATTTTCGCTCTCATTAATCTTATTTTTCAGCCACTTTAGGAAACAAACCTATTATAAAAAATTACTTTTATTGGGAGTAGCATTATTTTTTATTGTTATAAATTTTCGTTCACATTTGCCTTTTCAATTTTCCGTTATTTTTGCGGTAATTGTTCTTATATATTTCCTTTTTGAAAAAAAAATATATCGTCCAAATCTTTTATTCATCTCTCTTTTTATTTATTTCGGTATTGACACAATCAGTCTTTTATGGACATATAATCCGGAACAAGGATTTCATTATTGGGGAAATATAACTCCTATAGCATTTATTCCTATACTTTTCTGTTTTTTCAAGCTGGATAAAAAGGATTTTGAATTGATAGTATTATTAATATTTAGATTCTCAATAATATTTTCTTTTATTTCCATTTGCAGTTGGATTGTTGAATGCCGTTTTTTAAATTTCCCTCTTGAAAACAGTTTGTCAATAAAAAAATACACCGTTGATATTTATAATTCATACGATGTTGTTTATGCATGGTCAAAAAAAGTTCATCCTACGTACAACGCTTTAAATTTTCTTTTTTCGTTATCTGTAGGCTGGTATTATATCTTCAAAAAAAATATAGATAATAATGTTTCATTTTCCGAACTTCTATTTTTAATTCTGACAAGTTTATTACTTTCAATTATTACAGCATCAAGATTTTTGTTCGTCGGTTGGATTGTTGTCAATATTTTAGGTTTTTTATTTGTTATAAGAAGGAAAAAAACACTGCTTGCGACTTGTGCATCATGTATTATTATTTTTGTAGCATTATTTATGTTGTTTAATTCTGGGGAAATCACTAATTTCGTACAAGACCCTGTTCGTAAATGTCATTACAACGCTGCTTTTCAAGGAATAAAAGAAAATACATGGTTAGGAACAGGATTAGGAGGAATGACTAAATATATCAACAGAGATAATCCGGTGTATGCACCACTTCATCTCTCAAAAGCAGAATTATTCCCCCATGAACATCCTCACAACGAGATTATTGGAGACTGGATGCAGACCGGAATTCCTGGATTAGTTGCAATATTACTTATTTTAAGTGTTCTTTTTTACTACGGAATAAAACAACGCAATTGGTTATTATTAATAAATGCCATTATCTTTTTTATACTGATGACTATAGAAATGCCATTGATGTATTCAAATGGCATTTTCGCTTTCACTCTGATTTTTAGCTTATTAACACATAGAATCGACACTGGAAGCGGTATTTTATTCAACTTTAATAATAAAAAAAATCAAATTGATACATAA
- a CDS encoding Radical SAM domain protein, with product MQVNEFRVIAEKIKPFTDYVYLHVLGEPLLHPQLEEILKICKEKGLLVNISTNGSLLEKHKDIFLQNSVRQMNISLHDVEENIPKEKWSDFIQNTLQISKELSAKTYINLRLWNKTNAESEEFNALCYNLIMKEFNFSENLNLNHNKKNITLADNIYLQNAPRFKWQSENATENKTCYALKDHIAILANGEVVPCCIDAEANLLLGNIFKEDLSVILQSEKANRIKNGFAKHKAVEDYCKKCGFRIMD from the coding sequence ATGCAGGTGAATGAATTTCGGGTTATAGCGGAAAAGATAAAACCGTTTACGGATTATGTGTATTTGCACGTATTGGGCGAACCGCTTTTGCATCCGCAGTTGGAGGAAATTCTAAAAATTTGCAAGGAAAAAGGTTTGCTTGTAAATATAAGTACTAACGGCAGTTTGCTTGAAAAACACAAGGATATTTTCTTGCAAAATTCTGTGCGACAAATGAATATTTCACTTCACGATGTAGAAGAAAACATCCCGAAAGAAAAATGGAGTGATTTTATTCAAAATACATTACAAATCAGCAAAGAATTATCGGCAAAAACGTACATAAACCTTCGGCTTTGGAATAAAACTAATGCGGAAAGCGAAGAATTTAATGCGTTGTGTTATAACTTGATAATGAAAGAATTCAATTTCTCGGAAAATTTAAATCTTAATCACAATAAAAAAAATATCACACTTGCCGATAATATTTACCTTCAAAATGCCCCTCGTTTTAAGTGGCAAAGTGAAAATGCTACAGAAAACAAAACGTGTTATGCGTTGAAAGACCATATTGCAATTCTTGCCAATGGAGAAGTTGTTCCTTGCTGCATTGATGCGGAAGCGAATTTACTTTTGGGGAATATTTTTAAAGAAGATTTATCGGTTATTCTTCAGTCAGAAAAAGCTAACAGAATAAAAAACGGCTTTGCAAAACACAAAGCCGTTGAAGATTATTGTAAAAAATGTGGATTTCGGATTATGGATTAA
- a CDS encoding conserved hypothetical protein (Evidence 4 : Unknown function but conserved in other organisms) — MEYNFEAIRAFEPKDVPAAMERLCNEKQFMKVVSTLFPLMPKEMLKQKMLSFKKSRDLQDQMVLPFLQYLEANMTTGIDFNGLENIDVSKNYLYISNHRDIILDSAFLGGKFIENGLDTMEIAIGDNLLALPWIEDLVRVNKSFLVLRGLTPHEMLESSKRLSSYIRYTLTEKGQSVWIAQREGRAKDSDDRTQESLIKMFGMSGNGTLAENLKELNICPISISYEYDPCDFLKAKEFQQKRDNPEYKKSPQDDLINMQTGVMGYKGKVVYYIAGTISDELNKVSAQTKVKNEQAELVAKLIDRQIHKNYRIFANNKIAYDMFTGEKRFEKEYSDTEKNKFEEYLDKQIRKIDIENKDRDFLHTKMLEMYANPLKNYLEATVNP, encoded by the coding sequence ATGGAATATAATTTTGAAGCAATAAGGGCTTTTGAGCCGAAAGATGTTCCTGCAGCAATGGAGCGTCTTTGTAACGAGAAGCAGTTTATGAAAGTGGTAAGTACGCTTTTTCCATTGATGCCAAAAGAAATGCTGAAACAAAAAATGTTGAGTTTCAAAAAGTCAAGAGACTTGCAAGATCAAATGGTATTGCCTTTTTTACAATATCTCGAAGCAAATATGACTACAGGTATTGATTTTAACGGACTCGAAAACATTGATGTATCAAAAAACTACTTATACATTTCAAATCACCGCGACATTATTCTCGATTCAGCTTTTTTGGGTGGAAAATTTATTGAAAACGGTTTGGACACAATGGAAATTGCCATTGGCGATAATCTGCTCGCACTTCCATGGATTGAAGATTTAGTGCGGGTAAACAAAAGTTTTCTTGTGCTTCGGGGACTTACTCCACACGAAATGTTGGAAAGTTCCAAGCGACTTTCGTCATATATACGTTATACATTAACAGAAAAAGGTCAATCTGTTTGGATTGCTCAACGAGAAGGACGCGCCAAAGACAGTGACGACCGCACTCAGGAGAGTTTAATTAAAATGTTTGGAATGAGCGGAAACGGAACACTTGCTGAAAATTTGAAAGAATTAAATATATGTCCCATAAGTATTTCGTATGAATACGACCCATGCGATTTTCTGAAAGCTAAAGAGTTTCAACAGAAACGAGATAATCCTGAATATAAAAAATCGCCGCAAGACGATTTAATAAATATGCAGACAGGTGTGATGGGTTACAAAGGAAAAGTGGTTTATTATATTGCAGGAACAATTAGCGATGAATTAAACAAAGTCTCTGCACAAACAAAAGTAAAAAATGAACAAGCAGAATTAGTTGCAAAACTTATTGATAGACAGATCCACAAAAATTACCGAATTTTTGCCAACAACAAAATTGCGTATGATATGTTTACCGGCGAAAAACGGTTTGAAAAAGAATATTCCGATACTGAAAAAAATAAATTTGAAGAATATTTAGATAAACAAATAAGAAAAATCGACATTGAAAACAAAGACCGTGATTTTCTCCATACAAAAATGCTGGAAATGTATGCCAATCCTTTGAAAAATTATTTGGAAGCGACGGTTAATCCATAA
- a CDS encoding Phosphatidate cytidylyltransferase has translation MKNLALRLVSGVIFVVLLVGSILISPYTFAVLFAAIMALAIREFHQLTNKNPDIQVNTLIAVIGGVLLFIGAFVSASKLTDFPVYTIYGVYVIVILISELFRKKQNPIHNWAYFVLGQIYTALPFALLNYILYVNNYQPIILLAVFISIWVNDTGAYCTGMLLGKHKLFKRISPKKTWEGFLGGAVFVLISGYIFSRFIPELTLLQWFIFSEIVVIFGTLGDLSESLIKRTLDVKDSGNAIPGHGGILDRFDSMIMAAPMVFLLLSLILK, from the coding sequence ATGAAAAATCTTGCTTTGCGCCTTGTAAGCGGAGTTATTTTTGTGGTTCTTCTTGTGGGTTCCATTTTAATTTCACCTTATACATTCGCTGTTCTTTTTGCTGCTATTATGGCATTAGCCATACGCGAATTTCATCAGTTGACAAATAAAAATCCTGATATTCAAGTTAATACTCTTATTGCTGTTATTGGCGGCGTTCTTTTATTTATTGGCGCTTTTGTTTCTGCCTCAAAATTAACAGATTTCCCTGTTTATACAATTTACGGAGTTTACGTTATAGTAATTTTAATATCGGAACTTTTCAGAAAGAAACAAAATCCAATCCACAATTGGGCGTATTTTGTACTGGGACAAATTTATACTGCTCTTCCTTTTGCATTGTTAAATTACATTTTGTATGTAAATAATTATCAACCAATTATACTTTTAGCAGTATTTATATCGATATGGGTAAACGATACCGGTGCATATTGTACGGGAATGTTGCTTGGAAAACACAAGCTTTTCAAACGGATTTCGCCCAAGAAAACGTGGGAAGGTTTTCTTGGAGGAGCTGTTTTTGTATTGATCTCGGGATATATTTTTTCACGTTTTATACCTGAATTAACTCTTCTACAATGGTTTATCTTTTCTGAAATTGTAGTAATTTTCGGAACATTGGGCGATTTAAGCGAATCTTTAATAAAACGCACATTGGATGTAAAAGATTCGGGTAACGCCATTCCCGGACACGGTGGAATTCTCGACCGTTTCGACAGTATGATAATGGCAGCACCTATGGTGTTTTTGTTATTAAGTCTAATCCTCAAATAA
- a CDS encoding conserved hypothetical protein (Evidence 4 : Unknown function but conserved in other organisms), with protein sequence MSSSKKNILKRIADAKLARTSEQVFSVSDKIEIYKPILPDAETCFKNELESINGQCEIFETQQEMFVFLKKMMEEKNITALFCREENIINQLDNYKLPHTNSSKDFEPMKAAITSCDFLMTRTGSVVVTSASQSGRQLISFPPTHIILANTSQLVNYPENAYQKIFEKYNGNLPSQITTITGPSRTADIEKTLVLGAHGPKELIVLLLKS encoded by the coding sequence ATGAGTTCTTCAAAAAAAAACATACTGAAACGAATAGCAGACGCAAAACTTGCCCGCACCAGCGAGCAAGTTTTTTCTGTTTCTGATAAGATTGAAATTTACAAACCGATTTTACCTGACGCAGAAACTTGTTTCAAAAACGAACTGGAAAGTATTAACGGACAATGCGAAATTTTTGAAACACAACAGGAGATGTTTGTTTTTCTAAAAAAAATGATGGAAGAAAAAAATATCACAGCTCTTTTTTGCAGGGAAGAAAACATCATCAATCAATTAGATAATTACAAACTACCGCACACGAATTCTTCCAAGGATTTTGAACCGATGAAGGCGGCAATTACAAGCTGTGATTTTTTGATGACCCGTACCGGAAGTGTTGTGGTTACTTCCGCATCGCAATCCGGAAGACAACTTATATCCTTCCCTCCTACTCATATTATACTGGCAAACACGTCGCAATTGGTAAATTATCCCGAAAATGCTTACCAAAAAATATTCGAAAAATACAATGGAAATCTTCCGTCGCAAATAACTACCATTACGGGACCAAGCCGTACGGCAGATATTGAAAAAACGCTTGTGCTTGGCGCACACGGACCTAAAGAATTGATTGTTTTACTCCTTAAAAGTTGA
- the ftsH gene encoding ATP-dependent zinc metalloprotease FtsH — protein MEQKNNPKPQQRPDNNNKPKRFNFGWIYIVILLSILAFNFFPGNNTAKQESWSNFQSYLQKGYIEKVIISRTTETLEATVKKDSMKYVFKGKELEAYNKNRLIKLETPSPEEASRFIDKVRNETHQNIEVNFQKDIDFLNIFLAFILPVLLLVGLFWLMNRRMGSMGGGGGIFNVGKSKAQLFEKGDGKNKITFKDVAGLEGAKQEVEEIVAFLKNPSKYTELGGKIPKGALLVGPPGTGKTLLAKAVAGEADVPFFSMSGSDFVEMFVGVGASRVRDLFRQAKEKAPCIIFIDEIDAVGRARGRNPNFGSNDERENTLNQLLTEMDGFGSNSGVIILAATNRADILDKALLRAGRFDRQIHVELPDVQERKEIFQVHLRPIKINESVDVNFLARQTPGFSGADIANVCNEAALIAARKGKSFVEKQDFLDAVDRIIGGLEKKTKITTASEKKSIAFHEAGHATISWKLEHANPLVKVTIVPRGEALGAAWYLPEERQLTNREHMLDEMCATLGGRAAEEVFLNQMSTGAINDLERVTKRAYAMVAYFGMSENLPNMSYYDSSGNSDYGFTKPYSEKTAELIDNEAKKIVAQQYERAKKILRENSDGHNKLAELLIVNEVIFAEDLEKIFGKRPWISRSDELINLNEEAKAALEKEESTKPEGNAVEENTKDEPQVSETENSVDNKE, from the coding sequence ATGGAACAAAAAAATAATCCTAAACCACAACAAAGACCCGACAATAATAACAAGCCCAAAAGATTCAATTTCGGGTGGATTTATATTGTAATTCTTTTAAGTATTTTGGCTTTTAATTTTTTTCCCGGAAATAACACCGCCAAACAAGAAAGCTGGTCTAATTTTCAATCATATCTGCAAAAAGGATATATTGAAAAAGTAATCATCAGCCGCACTACTGAAACTTTGGAAGCTACCGTAAAAAAAGACTCGATGAAGTACGTTTTCAAAGGAAAAGAATTGGAAGCATATAATAAAAATCGCCTTATAAAACTCGAAACTCCTTCTCCTGAAGAAGCTTCAAGGTTTATCGACAAGGTTCGCAATGAAACCCATCAAAATATTGAGGTAAATTTTCAGAAAGACATCGATTTTTTGAATATTTTCTTAGCATTTATTTTACCGGTACTACTTTTGGTAGGTCTGTTTTGGTTAATGAATCGCCGTATGGGAAGTATGGGAGGCGGTGGCGGAATTTTCAATGTCGGCAAATCTAAAGCGCAACTTTTTGAAAAAGGCGATGGAAAAAATAAAATCACTTTTAAAGATGTAGCCGGATTGGAAGGCGCAAAACAAGAAGTGGAAGAAATTGTAGCTTTCCTCAAAAACCCTTCAAAATACACCGAATTGGGAGGAAAAATACCCAAAGGAGCTTTACTTGTAGGACCTCCGGGAACAGGTAAAACGCTGTTGGCAAAAGCCGTTGCGGGCGAAGCCGATGTTCCTTTTTTCTCTATGTCGGGATCCGATTTTGTGGAAATGTTTGTGGGTGTTGGAGCTTCACGTGTACGCGATCTTTTCCGTCAGGCAAAAGAAAAAGCTCCTTGTATTATATTTATAGATGAAATTGACGCTGTTGGTCGCGCTCGCGGACGCAACCCGAATTTTGGAAGCAACGACGAAAGAGAAAACACTCTAAATCAATTGCTTACTGAGATGGACGGTTTTGGTTCAAACAGCGGCGTAATTATTTTGGCTGCTACAAACCGCGCCGATATTTTGGACAAAGCATTGTTACGCGCCGGACGTTTCGATCGCCAAATTCACGTAGAATTACCCGATGTGCAGGAAAGAAAAGAAATTTTCCAAGTACATCTTCGTCCTATCAAAATCAATGAATCCGTTGATGTGAATTTTCTGGCACGTCAAACTCCGGGATTTTCAGGAGCTGATATTGCCAATGTTTGTAACGAAGCTGCGTTGATTGCCGCACGAAAAGGAAAATCATTTGTTGAAAAACAAGATTTCTTGGATGCTGTGGATAGAATTATCGGCGGTTTGGAAAAGAAAACCAAAATTACAACTGCTTCCGAGAAAAAATCCATTGCTTTTCATGAAGCAGGACACGCTACAATCAGTTGGAAATTGGAACACGCCAATCCGCTTGTAAAAGTTACCATTGTTCCTCGAGGTGAAGCTCTCGGAGCTGCCTGGTATCTTCCTGAAGAGCGTCAGCTTACCAATCGTGAACACATGTTGGATGAAATGTGTGCAACACTTGGCGGACGCGCTGCGGAAGAAGTTTTCTTAAATCAAATGTCAACCGGAGCTATCAATGATTTGGAACGAGTGACTAAGCGTGCTTACGCAATGGTGGCGTATTTTGGTATGAGTGAAAATCTGCCAAATATGAGCTATTATGATTCGTCAGGAAATTCCGATTACGGATTTACCAAACCTTACAGTGAGAAAACTGCCGAATTAATTGACAATGAAGCTAAAAAAATTGTTGCACAGCAATACGAGAGAGCAAAGAAAATTCTTCGTGAAAATTCTGATGGGCACAATAAGTTAGCAGAATTATTAATAGTAAACGAAGTTATTTTTGCTGAAGATTTGGAAAAAATATTCGGAAAACGTCCGTGGATTTCACGCAGCGATGAGTTGATTAATCTTAACGAAGAAGCCAAAGCCGCTTTAGAAAAAGAAGAATCAACTAAACCGGAAGGAAATGCAGTGGAAGAAAACACTAAAGACGAACCACAAGTTTCTGAAACTGAGAATAGCGTGGATAACAAAGAATGA
- the rsfS gene encoding Ribosomal silencing factor RsfS, with the protein MKKKSVENEEIVKNIIEGIQEKKGKEIVVVDLNKLSDAPCSYFVICQGDSSTQVNAVAISIKDYVNEKIKVKPYATDGFENCQWIAMDYGQIIVHIFQRPFREFYDLEHLWEDADLKRIPDLD; encoded by the coding sequence ATGAAAAAAAAATCAGTAGAAAACGAAGAAATTGTAAAAAACATCATTGAAGGAATTCAGGAAAAAAAAGGAAAAGAAATTGTAGTAGTTGATTTAAACAAACTTTCCGATGCACCTTGCAGCTATTTTGTAATTTGTCAGGGCGATTCGAGCACACAAGTAAACGCCGTTGCCATCTCCATAAAAGATTATGTAAATGAAAAAATAAAAGTAAAACCTTATGCTACCGATGGTTTTGAAAATTGCCAATGGATCGCAATGGATTACGGACAAATTATTGTACATATATTTCAGCGTCCTTTCCGTGAATTTTACGATTTGGAGCACTTATGGGAAGATGCAGATTTAAAAAGAATACCTGATTTAGATTAA
- a CDS encoding exported hypothetical protein (Evidence 5 : Unknown function): MKKIISVLILTFFISLQVFSQQPAQEDVIYLKNGEKYNGEIVLKTDEIVMLKTHDGKRFQFQLSEIKEISKENVKMEEVGENVPKGNFAGLLQVNGGISSIKGGISSSPSINASLAFGSKNAFHSSTFLGVGVGYETIFVAQENETLSFLPLFIQIKSILNDKKLSPAVNLKTGYAFHLQNEYKGGLFIHISGGLNYKVTEGSDLYFGLFCQTQRTYGSITETFPQGTFTSKTNGLINSVGLTTAFTF; the protein is encoded by the coding sequence TTGAAAAAAATAATTTCTGTTCTCATATTGACTTTTTTTATCTCTTTACAGGTTTTTTCTCAACAACCGGCGCAAGAAGATGTTATATATTTGAAAAACGGTGAAAAATATAACGGTGAAATTGTTTTAAAAACAGATGAAATTGTGATGTTGAAAACACACGACGGTAAACGGTTTCAGTTTCAACTTTCAGAAATAAAAGAAATCTCCAAGGAAAATGTAAAAATGGAGGAGGTCGGGGAAAATGTTCCGAAAGGCAATTTTGCAGGGCTTTTGCAAGTAAACGGAGGAATTTCGTCTATCAAAGGAGGGATTTCTTCTTCTCCTTCTATAAACGCTTCACTGGCTTTTGGTTCTAAAAACGCGTTTCATTCATCCACCTTTCTGGGTGTCGGTGTTGGATATGAGACCATTTTTGTAGCACAGGAGAATGAAACTTTAAGTTTTTTACCGTTATTTATTCAAATAAAAAGCATTCTTAACGATAAAAAGCTAAGTCCGGCTGTTAATTTAAAAACAGGTTATGCCTTTCATCTTCAAAATGAATACAAAGGCGGATTGTTTATTCACATATCCGGAGGACTTAATTATAAAGTTACCGAAGGATCTGATTTATATTTTGGATTATTTTGTCAAACGCAGCGCACTTATGGAAGCATAACAGAAACTTTTCCACAAGGTACGTTTACGTCAAAAACAAACGGATTGATTAACAGCGTTGGATTAACCACCGCATTTACGTTTTAA